The following DNA comes from Alienimonas californiensis.
GGCGGTGCGTCGTTCCGTCTGACGGCTGCGCCGACGGCCGATGCTTGCGCATCGGGCTGGTATTGAACGTGGCGCCTGCGGGAAGGCTCCGCGACGAGCCGGGGTCGCCGTTCGATCGCTCAGGGGGCGGGCGCCCCCCGCTCGCCTTCGTTCGCCTCGTCGCCGAGGAGGTTGCCGGTGAAGGTCACGCCCCGCAGGTTGGCCGTCCTGATCGGTTCGCCGGCGGCGTCGGGGCGGTCGTCGCGGATCAGGTTGCCGGTGATCAGGCTGTTCGTCACGCCGTCCAGCAGCAGGCCGGCGGCGCCGTAGTCGGTGATCGTGTTGCCGGCGACGTTGATCCGGTCGCAGTCGCGGAAGATGAACGCCGCTTCGCCCTTCACCTCGCCGCTGCTGAGGTTGCCGGTGACGGCGCCGTCCGTGCAGCGTTCCAACCGCACGCCGAGCGTCGCCTCGGCCGCGTCGCTGTAGTTGTAGCGGGGGCTGCGGTCCAGCACGTTGTTCGCGATGACCAACCGTGTGCAGTCTTCGGCGACGAGGTTGGCGGCGTACCCCTGCCACAGCGTGTTGCCCGTGACGGTCGCGGCCCGGACGCCCTTCAGTTCCACGTTCACCCGCACGTCGGAGAGAACGTTGTCGGCGATCAGCACGTTCCCCACCCGCCGTTCGCCCTCGTCGTAGGGCCGCGGTTCGGCCTGCCCCCCGATGCGGATGTTGGCGGAGTCCGGCGCGTCGTGCCCGTGCTGGATGGTGCAGCCGACGATCGCCACCTCCGCCACGCTGCGGTTCGTGCTGTCCAGCCAGACGTTCGCCGGTGCCCCGCGGTCCCCGGCCGGGCCGGTGTTGCCCTCGATGTCGCAGCCGGCGATCTGCAGGTTGCGCACCTCGCTGTCCCGCAGGACGACTCCGCCGCCGAAGTTGTAGCTGACGTGGCAGTTCGACAGCCCGATCTGGTGCAGGTTCACCCCGTCCAGAAACACCCCCACGCCGGCGTTCTCGTAGAGGTGACAGTCCGACAGCGTCACGTTGCGGTTGCGGCCGGTCAGACGCACCGCGTGCCGGGCCTGGCGGACGACCAGCCGGGTGAGGGTCAGCTGCATCGTCCCCTCGGCCTCCACGCCGTCGGCCTGCGGGTGGACGCCGACGATCTCGAACCCGTCCAGCATCGGGGCGTTTTCGTTCGCCCAGACCTGATCCTTCACGCTGGCCGGGTCGGCGGTGCCGTCGTGGGAACCGACGACGCGGATGGCCGGCCCGGGGCCGGCCATCACGAGGCGGGCGACGCCGGCCCCGCTGACGGAGGTGCGGCCGCTCTTCGTCAGATCGACCACCAGCGGGGCGGTGATCCGCAGCGGCCCGGCCGGCAGGGTGACGGCGCCGCCGGCGTCGATCAGGGCCTGCAACGCGGCTGTGTCGTCCGCGACGCCGTCGCCGACGATCTCCGCGGCGACCGGCGCCGGTGCCGGGGCGGCGGAGAGCCCGAGCGGCAACAGCCCGACGACGAGCAGCGGACGAACGAACGACGGCAGGGCGATCACGGCACGTTCCGAGCGGGGGCGAACGCGCTCAGCCTGTCGGCAGGTCCGCGGAGCGACAACCATCGCCGGGGGCCGATCGGTAGGCTGGGGGCCATGAGGGACGACGACTTCCCCCCGCTGCCGGACGAGGCCCCGCGGGCGCCGGGCGGGTTCCGGGGCTGGTTCTGGCACACGTTCCTCGGCCCGGCGAACGCCGCGGGGCTCGGCGGCTGGGCGGGGGTGTTCGGGCCGGTCGCCGTGCTGGCGGCGGCGACGGCGATCGTGAACGGCGTGGGAGTCGGGCCGGAGTTCTTCCTCGCACTGGTCTGCGCCGGGTCCGGCTCGCTGATCGTCGGCGTGCTGGTCGGGGGGATCGGCAGCCGGGCCGTGCATTGGGTCGAACGCCGCCGCGGCGAGCGCTGGCCGCGGTGGCGGTCGCAGTTCGTCGGCGGCTTCGCGGCCGGCGTGCTGACCGTGATCGCCCTCGCCGCGGTCGGCGCGACGCTGGCGAACTGGTGACGAGGATGTCCGAACCGCCATCGAACCGATCATCGGCCCCCTCGGACCCGACGCCGAAACCGCCGACGTTCGTGGTCGCGACGGAGTCAGCCTTCTACGGCAGTTGGTGTGGGCTGGCGGCACCGGTGATGGCCGCCCTCCTCTGGTCGGCCCTTTGGCAGATCCGCGATCCGGGGCGCGACCAGTTTGCTGCCCTGGCCGCCGCACCGGTCGTCGCCCTTCTCCTCATGATCCCGGCTTGGGCGATCGGGCTGGCGGCCGATGCGTTCGGGCGGTGGTTGGAGAGACGCCGGGGGGAGTCGTCGTCGCCGGCATGGCGGCGGTTCGTCGCCGGGTTCTTGCTGGGATCGGCCGCGGTGGCGACCTATGTCTCCGCGATGGCGGGATGACGACCGTCGCCGGCGGGAGGAACGTCCCGTCTCCCTGACGATCGGCTGCCGGGGCGGTATCCTCCCCGCATGCCCCGGATCATCGTGCAAAAGTTCGGCGGGACCTCCGTCGGCGACACCTCCCGCATTCGCCGCGCCGCCGCCCGCGCCGTCGCCGCCCAGCAGGAGGGCGCCCAGGTGGTGATGGTCGTCTCCGCCCGCGGCAAGAAGACAGACGAACTGGTCTCCCTGGCCGGCGAGTTCGACATCGAACCGCCCGCCCGCGAAATGGACATGCTGCTGGCCACCGGCGAGCAGGAGTCCGTCGCCCTGATGGCGATGGCCCTCCGCGAAGCCGGCGCCGAGGCCGTCAGCCTCACCGGCGGGCAGATCGGCATCTCCACCGACGACACCTACGGCAAGGCCCGCATCCGGGCCATCAAAACCGACCGCCTGCGGGAGCACCTGGACGCCGGCCGCATCGTCGTCGCCGCGGGGTTCCAGGGGGTCTCCGATTCCGGCGACATCACCACGCTGGGCCGCGGCGGCTCGGACCTGACCGCCGCCGCCCTCGCCGCGGTGCTGGGGGCGGAGCGCTGCGAGATTTATACGGACGTCCCCGGCGTGTTCACCGTGGACCCCCGCATCGAGCCGGCCGCCCGCAAGCTGAGCCGGATCGGCTATGACGAGATGCTGGAATTAGCCAGCCTCGGCGCCGGGGTGATGCACTCCCGCAGCATCGAGTTCGCCGGGAAATACGGCGTGCCGATCGAGGTCCGCAGCAGTCTGAGCGACGAACCCGGCACCCTCATCGCCCGGGCCGGCGCCCCGGCCCGCCCGGTGACGGGGCTGGCGCTGGTCCGCGACGCCGCCCGGGTGACGCTCGCCGGCCTGCCGGACCGGCCGGGGGTGATGGCGGAAATCTTCCGCCGCATGGCGGACCGGGCGATCCCGCTGGACATGGTCGTGCAGGACCTCTCCGTGCAGGGCATTGCGGAGGTCTCCTTCACCGTGCCGCAGGAGGACCTCGCCGGGGCCCTCGCGGCGGCGAAGGCCGCGGTGGACGCCTTGGACGGGGCGGAGGTGACCGTCGGCACGGACCTCGCCAAGATCAGCGCCGTGGGTGCCGGCATGCCGGACCGGCCGGGCGTGGCGGCGAAGATGTTCCGCACGCTGGCGGACATCGGCTGCAACGTGGAACTGGTCACCACCAGCGAAATTAAGGTCTCCTGCCTGATCGCCCGCGACCGGGCGAACGAGGCGATCCGGGCCGTCCACGCCGCCTTCGAGCTGGATCAGGCCGCCGACGCCGACGCCGCCCACCGCGACGACCACCCGCTCTCCCCGCAGGAGCAGCGGGTCCGCACCGTCGTGGAAGGGCTGCAGGGGATGGAGGATATCGTCGTGGCCGACGTCTCGCTGGACGCCCACCAGGCCCGCCTGAGCGTCCGCCCGGTCCCCGACCGCCCCGGCGTGCTGGCGGACCTGTTCGAGGCGGTCGCCGGCGGCCCGGAGGACGACCCGAGCACCGGGGCGACGGTCGATATGATCGTGCAGAACGTCTCGCACGCCGGCCACGCGGCGATCAGTTTCACCGTGCCGGAGTCCGAGGCGAACTACGCCGCGGAACTGGCCGCCGCCCCCGCGGTCCGCTGGGGCGAGGGCGCGGTGCAGATCGACCCGCACGTGGCCAAATTAAGCGTCACCGGCGTGGGCCTGCGGAGCCACACCGGCGTGGGCCTGAAGCTGTTCGCCGCCCTGGCCGAGGCGAAGGTGAACGTCCAATTAATCGGCACCAGCGAGATGCGCGTCAGCGTCGTCGTCGCCGCCAACGAGGGCGAACGCGCCGTGGAGGCGGTGCGCGGGGCGTTCGGGATCGGGTGAAGTTCTTCTTCTGCCGGTGAGGGATTGGTGCCTCTCACCGTTCGGTCAATCGACAAGATTCGGGGCAACGGTCGCCCTGCAAGTTCTGCCCGCCGCTTTTTCGAAGAAGGTACTGGTAACGCGACTGGATGACGACTATGATTTTGGAAACCGGCTCAGCCGGTCCCCCCGCCAAAATCACTCATGCACCCAGACAACCCCAAGCGACTGGCAACACAACTTCCCGCGCGAATGCGGGAGGCGAGAACTGCGGCCGGATTATCCATGAGAGCTGCGGCCGAACGCATGCCGCCAGAATTGGCGGTGACCCACCCTACTATCTCAAAATGGGAGAGGGGTGGAGCCCTGCCATCGCTTCGCCAACTCGGGGCGTTAGCGACGCTCTACAACGTACATCCCCAGTGGTTCACCGAAGAGCGTGCAGAAGTCTTAGGCTTGCGGCACCGGAAGTTTAAAAGCAAGGTGCGTAAGGCAGACGACGCAGCCTTTCGCCGGGACGCGGGTCTCGCCGCGAACGCATTATTGCGACTGCGGAAGGTACTGGGCGTCAAGCCAAGTGCAGGGCCATTGGCTGACGAGATCCGGTTCGACGACGATACCACACCGGCTGTCGCGGCCACGAAAGTCCGTGAACTGCTGGGGTTGGGAACGGGACCAATCTACAACTTAGTGGCCGTGCTGGCGGATGCAGGCATCAGCTCAGTTGAATTGGAGACGAGCCTCGGTATTGATGGGGCAGCGGGCGTCGTAAATGGGCACCCGTTCATGTTCGTAGCGCTGGACCGACCTGCAGACCGTGTGCGGCTTACATGCGCGCACGAGGTGGGTCACATTGTCTTTGGGGACTGCGATGACGGTCGCGTCCCGTCAGAGGAGGGACCGACTGAAGACCGCGCGTTCGACTTTGGCTCGCACCTCATCCTTCCGCACGAGCGATTAGTGGAAGCATTTCGAGGGCGGTCGTTCCTCAAGCTGGTCAAGACAAAGGAAGAATTTGGCATCAGCGTGTCTGCAATGATCTACCGCGCTAGAGAGGCAGGTGAGATCTCAGAGACGTTAGCCGCACGACTTTGGAAGGACATGGCCCGTCGCGGTTGGCGGCGGGACGAGCCTGGCAACGTCCGCTGGGAGCGAGCGGATGAATTGGAGTCCCACATAGAGGTTCTCCTCCATGAAAGTGGCTGGGACTGGGAGCAGATAGAACACGCTGCTGGCATTCCGCGGGAACAACTGCAAATACGACTGGACCGCGCTATGCGTCGTTCCGGTTTCGGCGGGCCGCCAACAGGCTCGGAAGAAGATTATCTAGAAGGTGATGAGGAGCGGTCCGGGGTGATCCCCTTCCGCTCACAGCCGGATAGGTGATGACGGGCACTGCCGTCGTACAGACTAGATCCGGGATCTCAGTGCGGATCCCGGAGGGTGGCTCCGCCTGGCAGCTACGCCACCACTCCGAGACCCACACTCCACACCGAAAGGGTAGCAAGATGCCGCGAGGCAACAAGCGAACGATCCGATTGACGCCGGATCAGAAGGCGTACTTGGTCCACCTGTACTGGCATAAACGGCGGAGCACCGATCAGCTCAGCCGGAATGTCGAAGCCTTGGCGGCAATAACCCGCGACTTCAACGCGGGCTGCGAGTTTGAGGGGGACCAACAAGTTTCCTCGGATGAACTCCTGCACTACATGATCGTCCAGCGGAAAACCGGTCGCTGGGTTCGGCTGGGCGACCGGGTTCTTCACCGTGGGCCGCGGCCAGTACTGACTGCCGAAGACATCATCACTCTGATTAACGTCGCGCATGAGATGGCTGTGCGGGAGGACGTCTCCTGCTGCCGCTTTATGTTCGAGCCAGATCTGCGAGAGGAACTGCGGGAGCACTTCGCTCGTCAGAGCCGGAAGCTCGTGCCCGGAACCGAGTTGGTCGATGCTTTAATCTCCCTCCGGAAGGATGGCCTGCTCCCACGCTTGCACGGTCCGACCGGGCCTGGCATCGCAGCCGACGGCGAAGATACGGCGTTCGGCGATATGGATCAGGTTGCCTGAAACCGTAGGAAGCTGGATGGCTGGGGCAGTAAGGAGGAAGGCGTCAGCCGACCGACCGGATGCCCCAGAACCAGTCGCAATGGGCGCTGTTCGATCCCTCTCTGGATCATCCCGTCCGGCGCCGGCCGGCGGCGATCGACGGGGCGGGCGGCTCGCTTTACGGTGAGCGTCCTCCGCCCCTGTCCAACGAGCCGTGATGTCCCGCCTCGCCTGTCTTTTATTTGCCGTCGCCCTCTGTGCGGCCTTTCCGCTGGCGGCCCCGTCGGCGTTCGCTCAGGTGCGGCCGACCACGAACGCACAGGCGGCGATGACGGCCTCCGCCGCGACCGGGCAGCCGATCCTCGCCGTCGCCGGGCATACTGGGTGCGTCTACTGCCGCCAGATTAAAGACGAACTGACCTCCGCGACCCCCGCCGCCAAGGTCGCCGAGAACTTCGTCGTCCTCCTGATGGACACCGACCAGACGCCCTCCTGGCCGGCCTGGGACCAGCAGTTCCCGAACGACGGGGGCGGCGTGCCGAAGGTCTACGTCGTGCGGGCGGACGGGACCTCGATGTACGCCGGCTCCGGCAAGCCGTCGGACCTCGATAAGTTCCTCAGCCGCTACCTGGACGGCAACGGCAAGGTCTACCTCGGGAAGGACCTCGCCCAGCTCAACCGGGACGTGCGGTCGATGAATCGGCTGGCGCGGCGGGACCGGGCCGCCTACGTGAAGATGGTCGCCGACTACTCCGCGACGCTCAGCTTCGCCGCCCCCGTCGCCCAGTTCGTCGACGCCGCGGAAGAGTTGGCGTCCGAGGCCGAGCAGGAACTGACGGCGGCCGCGGAGACGCTCGAGGACCCCGCCGCCCCGGCCGAGAAACGGCTCGACGCGGCGCTGGCGCTGCACGAACTGGCCCGGGACTTCGAACCGCTGGCCGCCGAGCACGCCCGCATCACCGACCGCATCGCCGAGCTGGAGTACGAGGAGAAGACCCCGGGCCCGAACTCCCCCGCCGCCTACTTCACCCGCGCCGGACTGTGGACCGAGGCGCAAGCGGCGGAGGAGGCCCGGCAGTGGGCCGACGCCGTGGCGAAGCGGGAGGCCCTGATCGCCGCCCACCCCAAGACGGAGGCCGCCCGTCGGGCCGCCGACGGCTTGGACGACCTGCGACGGCGGGCGGAGGTCGCCGCGGGCCGGGAGTGAGACGGGCGCCGGCCGACGGATGGCATCGCCGGGCGGGGCTTCGCCCCTACCCTGCACCGTCCGCGCTTCCCCCAGCCCGCCCCCGGTTCGATGCTCGCCGCGCTTCTGCTCGCCCCGTTGTTCGTCGCCGCTCCTGCCGACGCGCCCGCCGACTGGCCCGGGTGGCTGGGGCCGGACCGGGACGGGCGGGCAGCCGGGTTCGCCCAGCCGGCGGACTGGTCGACGGCGCCGACGGAGTTGTGGCGGGTTGAAGTGGGAACCGGGTACGGCTCGCCGCTGGTCGCCGGGGAGCGGGTCTTCCTGCACGCCCGGCAGGGGGGCGAGGAGGTGTTGTGGAAGCTCGACGCGGCGACCGGGGAGACCGTCTGGCGGCAGGCGTGGGCGGTGCCTTTCGCCGCCGTGGCCGGCGGGGAACGGCACGGGGCCGGGCCGAAGGCTTCGCCGCTGCTGGCCGACGGGCGGGTCTACACCCACGGCATCACCGGCACGCTGCGGGCCTGGGACGCGGAGAGCGGCGAACCCCTCTGGAGCCGCGACGCCGCCGACCGCTTCGCCCCCGGCCGCCCGCACTGGGGCGCCGCCGGCTCCCCGGCCTTCGACCCGCAGACCGGCCCGCACGGGGCGGTGATCGTCCATCTCGGCAGCGACGAGGCCGGCGCCCTCACCGCCTTCGACGCCCGCACCGGTGAGACGCTGTGGGAACTCGTCGGCGACGGGGCGAGCTATTCCTCGCCGGTCGTCACGGAACTGGACGGCGTGCGGCAGGTGGTCGTCTGGACGCATGAGGCGGTGCTCGGCGTGGACGCCGCCACCGGCGCCGAACTGTGGCGCAGCCCGCTGCCGCACCTCGGCGGCGATCAGAACATGCCCACGCCCACGATCCACGACGGCACGGTCCTCGTCGGGGCCGAAAACCGCGGCGTCCGGGCCCTGCGGCCGACCAAGACTGGCGATGGCTGGTCGGTGAAAGAACTCTGGCGCACCGACGCCGCCGCCCTCGACATGAGCACCGGGGTGATCTCCGGCGGCCTGCTGTACGGCTTCTCGCACCTCCGTAGCGGGCAACTGTTCGC
Coding sequences within:
- a CDS encoding right-handed parallel beta-helix repeat-containing protein; translated protein: MIALPSFVRPLLVVGLLPLGLSAAPAPAPVAAEIVGDGVADDTAALQALIDAGGAVTLPAGPLRITAPLVVDLTKSGRTSVSGAGVARLVMAGPGPAIRVVGSHDGTADPASVKDQVWANENAPMLDGFEIVGVHPQADGVEAEGTMQLTLTRLVVRQARHAVRLTGRNRNVTLSDCHLYENAGVGVFLDGVNLHQIGLSNCHVSYNFGGGVVLRDSEVRNLQIAGCDIEGNTGPAGDRGAPANVWLDSTNRSVAEVAIVGCTIQHGHDAPDSANIRIGGQAEPRPYDEGERRVGNVLIADNVLSDVRVNVELKGVRAATVTGNTLWQGYAANLVAEDCTRLVIANNVLDRSPRYNYSDAAEATLGVRLERCTDGAVTGNLSSGEVKGEAAFIFRDCDRINVAGNTITDYGAAGLLLDGVTNSLITGNLIRDDRPDAAGEPIRTANLRGVTFTGNLLGDEANEGERGAPAP
- a CDS encoding aspartate kinase; the protein is MPRIIVQKFGGTSVGDTSRIRRAAARAVAAQQEGAQVVMVVSARGKKTDELVSLAGEFDIEPPAREMDMLLATGEQESVALMAMALREAGAEAVSLTGGQIGISTDDTYGKARIRAIKTDRLREHLDAGRIVVAAGFQGVSDSGDITTLGRGGSDLTAAALAAVLGAERCEIYTDVPGVFTVDPRIEPAARKLSRIGYDEMLELASLGAGVMHSRSIEFAGKYGVPIEVRSSLSDEPGTLIARAGAPARPVTGLALVRDAARVTLAGLPDRPGVMAEIFRRMADRAIPLDMVVQDLSVQGIAEVSFTVPQEDLAGALAAAKAAVDALDGAEVTVGTDLAKISAVGAGMPDRPGVAAKMFRTLADIGCNVELVTTSEIKVSCLIARDRANEAIRAVHAAFELDQAADADAAHRDDHPLSPQEQRVRTVVEGLQGMEDIVVADVSLDAHQARLSVRPVPDRPGVLADLFEAVAGGPEDDPSTGATVDMIVQNVSHAGHAAISFTVPESEANYAAELAAAPAVRWGEGAVQIDPHVAKLSVTGVGLRSHTGVGLKLFAALAEAKVNVQLIGTSEMRVSVVVAANEGERAVEAVRGAFGIG
- a CDS encoding ImmA/IrrE family metallo-endopeptidase gives rise to the protein MADEIRFDDDTTPAVAATKVRELLGLGTGPIYNLVAVLADAGISSVELETSLGIDGAAGVVNGHPFMFVALDRPADRVRLTCAHEVGHIVFGDCDDGRVPSEEGPTEDRAFDFGSHLILPHERLVEAFRGRSFLKLVKTKEEFGISVSAMIYRAREAGEISETLAARLWKDMARRGWRRDEPGNVRWERADELESHIEVLLHESGWDWEQIEHAAGIPREQLQIRLDRAMRRSGFGGPPTGSEEDYLEGDEERSGVIPFRSQPDR
- a CDS encoding thioredoxin family protein is translated as MSRLACLLFAVALCAAFPLAAPSAFAQVRPTTNAQAAMTASAATGQPILAVAGHTGCVYCRQIKDELTSATPAAKVAENFVVLLMDTDQTPSWPAWDQQFPNDGGGVPKVYVVRADGTSMYAGSGKPSDLDKFLSRYLDGNGKVYLGKDLAQLNRDVRSMNRLARRDRAAYVKMVADYSATLSFAAPVAQFVDAAEELASEAEQELTAAAETLEDPAAPAEKRLDAALALHELARDFEPLAAEHARITDRIAELEYEEKTPGPNSPAAYFTRAGLWTEAQAAEEARQWADAVAKREALIAAHPKTEAARRAADGLDDLRRRAEVAAGRE
- a CDS encoding PQQ-binding-like beta-propeller repeat protein, whose translation is MLAALLLAPLFVAAPADAPADWPGWLGPDRDGRAAGFAQPADWSTAPTELWRVEVGTGYGSPLVAGERVFLHARQGGEEVLWKLDAATGETVWRQAWAVPFAAVAGGERHGAGPKASPLLADGRVYTHGITGTLRAWDAESGEPLWSRDAADRFAPGRPHWGAAGSPAFDPQTGPHGAVIVHLGSDEAGALTAFDARTGETLWELVGDGASYSSPVVTELDGVRQVVVWTHEAVLGVDAATGAELWRSPLPHLGGDQNMPTPTIHDGTVLVGAENRGVRALRPTKTGDGWSVKELWRTDAAALDMSTGVISGGLLYGFSHLRSGQLFAMDPATGKLLWSTRGREGDNGTLLSLPGETGEPGRVLVLKDDGTLLVLAARGAETEILATHRVAPGDAWAPAAPLPGGLLVKDLDTLRRLSFPAE